In Fusarium oxysporum Fo47 chromosome XI, complete sequence, the following are encoded in one genomic region:
- a CDS encoding carbon-nitrogen hydrolase: MDQTVKVGAVQAEPAWLDLEGSVDKTIALIEKAATDGVQVLGFPEVWIPGYPWQMWTSPVINNGGWIHEYMANSMRRDSPQMKRIQQAVKKAGMLVVLGYSERDGASLYMGQSFIDTNGEIIHHRRKIKPTHVERTIWGEGQAESLKVVVDSKFGKVGALNCWEHLQPLLRYNEYAQGVQIHIASWPAEFEMPDPQKIAWLYHETGEASYRASQFLAIEGATFVAVASQVLTEKNLERNGLTGNPVTKTPGGGFSMIFGPDGKPLAEPIGDGEEGIITAVVNLRDIDKPKAFIDVVGHYARPDLLSLKVNEKVAKHVVMD, encoded by the exons ATGGACCAAACTGTCAAAGTCGGCGCTGTACAGGCAGAGCCCGCATGGCTTGACCTCGAAGGGAGCGTTGACAAAACCATCGCCCTGATCGAGAAAGCTGCCACCGATGGAGTCCAAGTACTTGGGTTTCCCGAAGTTTGGATCCCCGGTTATCCATG GCAAATGTGGACGTCGCCAGTCATTAACAATGGGGGTTGGATACACGAATACATGGCCAATTCTATGCGCAGAGACTCGCCTCAGATGAAACGAATCCAACAAGCCGTCAAGAAGGCAGGTATGCTCGTCGTTCTTGGGTACAGTGAGCGAGATGGAGCAAGCCTGTATATGGGGCAGTCATTCATCGATACAAATGGCGAAATCATCCATCATCGACGAAAGATCAAGCCAACCCACGTGGAGCGAACGATCTGGGGTGAAGGACAAGCCGAATCGCTCAAAGTCGTTGTTGATTCCAAGTTTGGAAAGGTTGGCGCCTTGAACTGCTGGGAACATTTGCAGCCATTGCTTCGATACAACGAATATGCGCAGGGTGTGCAGATTCATATTGCTAGTTGGCCAGCTGAGTTTGAGATGCCAGACCCTCAGAAGATCGCTTGGTTGTACCACGAAACTGGCGAGGCCAGCTATCGCGCAAGTCAGTTCTTGGCCATTGAGGGAGCAACTTTTGTCGCTGTTGCCTCGCAGGTTCTCACCGAAAAGAACTTGGAAAGAAATGGACTTACAGGAAATCCTGTGACCAAAACA CCGGGTGGTGGATTCTCGATGATCTTTGGGCCCGATGGCAAGCCACTTGCAGAGCCCATCGGTGACGGTGAAGAGGGCATCATCACGGCCGTGGTCAATCTGAGAGATATTGATAAGCCCAAGGCTTTCATTGACGTCGTTGGACATTACGCGCGGCCTGACCTGCTGAGTCTCAAGGTCAACGAGAAGGTTGCAAAGCATGTCGTCATGGATTAG